From a single bacterium genomic region:
- the rfbD gene encoding dTDP-4-dehydrorhamnose reductase, with amino-acid sequence MKPLPPRTERIAVLGAGGQLGGALCALLGKQAKGFGHGQADLAEPDAALRVLTDYRPDLVVNAAAYTQVDKAESEREAAFLVNAHAPGLLAEWATTEDIPLVHFSTDYVFDGAGSAPWREADDAHPLNYYGASKLAGEQAVLASGGSHYIIRLSWVYDAVRRNFFTSILEQAKQGKPLRVVDDQIGAPSYAPDLARWLVKAIGMILSDNPPAPGLYHLCHGGEVSRHGFAEAMVKAAHNAGLIPQLPDVEAVSSGAFATPARRPLNSRLDISAFREAFGILPDDWRDGLARAIASLGGKA; translated from the coding sequence ATGAAGCCTTTGCCCCCGCGGACTGAACGCATCGCCGTGCTGGGAGCGGGGGGGCAGCTGGGCGGCGCCCTGTGCGCCCTGCTGGGAAAGCAGGCAAAGGGATTCGGCCATGGGCAGGCCGACCTGGCGGAGCCGGATGCGGCACTGCGCGTGCTGACGGATTACCGGCCGGATCTGGTGGTGAATGCGGCGGCCTATACGCAGGTGGATAAGGCCGAAAGCGAACGGGAAGCGGCTTTTCTCGTGAATGCGCATGCCCCGGGACTGCTGGCCGAGTGGGCAACCACGGAGGATATTCCGCTGGTGCATTTTTCCACCGATTATGTGTTTGACGGCGCGGGTTCGGCGCCCTGGCGGGAGGCGGATGACGCGCATCCGCTCAATTATTATGGAGCAAGCAAACTGGCGGGAGAGCAGGCGGTGCTGGCATCCGGCGGCAGCCATTATATTATTCGCCTGAGCTGGGTGTATGATGCGGTGAGGCGGAATTTCTTCACTTCCATTCTGGAGCAGGCAAAACAAGGCAAGCCATTACGCGTGGTGGATGACCAGATCGGCGCGCCGAGTTATGCGCCGGACCTGGCGCGGTGGCTGGTGAAAGCTATTGGAATGATTCTATCCGATAATCCACCCGCGCCCGGCCTTTATCATCTTTGCCATGGCGGGGAGGTGTCTCGCCACGGGTTTGCGGAGGCGATGGTGAAGGCGGCGCATAATGCCGGGCTCATCCCGCAGCTTCCCGACGTGGAGGCCGTATCCAGCGGCGCGTTTGCCACGCCCGCGCGGCGGCCGCTGAACAGCCGGCTGGATATATCCGCCTTTCGCGAGGCTTTCGGCATCTTACCGGATGATTGGCGGGACGGGCTTGCCCGTGCTATAGCCAGCCTTGGAGGGAAGGCATGA
- a CDS encoding SDR family NAD(P)-dependent oxidoreductase translates to MKPVLVTGAAGFIGFHLSKRLLEQGVRVIGVDNLNAYYDPRLKQARLAELEKLGGDFTFIKADIADEASFDLLLKAAGEVEAIAHLAAQPGVRYSLEAPRAYTKANVDGTLNMLELCRALGPQAHLAYASSSSVYGANKKLPFSVEDPVDHPVSLYAATKKATELMADCYSRLYGIPATGLRFFTVYGPWGRPDMAAWKFTQAITQGKPIDVYNHGDMRRDFTFIDDIINGLMAVLGRPPEEKDSVRHRVYNLGNHRSEKLTDFIAELEKAIGIKAQLRMQPMQPGDVQDTYADIEASRRDFGFSPKTSISQGIPAFVDWYKMYHLNR, encoded by the coding sequence ATGAAGCCGGTGCTGGTGACGGGAGCGGCCGGGTTTATCGGCTTTCATCTGAGCAAACGGCTGCTGGAGCAGGGTGTGCGCGTGATCGGCGTGGATAACCTGAATGCTTATTACGACCCACGCTTGAAGCAGGCGCGCCTGGCGGAGCTGGAAAAGCTGGGCGGGGATTTCACTTTCATCAAGGCGGATATCGCCGATGAAGCAAGCTTTGACCTTTTGCTGAAGGCGGCAGGAGAGGTGGAGGCGATTGCGCATCTGGCGGCGCAGCCGGGGGTGCGTTATTCGCTGGAAGCGCCGAGGGCCTACACGAAAGCGAATGTGGACGGCACACTGAACATGCTGGAATTGTGCCGGGCTCTGGGGCCGCAGGCGCATCTGGCCTATGCGAGTTCGAGCTCGGTTTACGGGGCGAACAAAAAGCTGCCTTTTTCGGTGGAGGACCCGGTGGATCATCCGGTGTCGCTTTATGCCGCCACCAAAAAAGCGACCGAACTAATGGCGGATTGCTATAGCCGCCTTTACGGCATACCTGCCACAGGGCTGCGATTTTTCACGGTATATGGCCCATGGGGCAGGCCCGACATGGCGGCGTGGAAATTCACGCAGGCCATTACGCAGGGTAAGCCGATCGACGTGTATAATCATGGCGATATGCGGCGCGATTTTACGTTCATCGACGATATTATCAACGGGCTCATGGCGGTGCTGGGGCGCCCGCCGGAAGAAAAAGACAGTGTGCGCCACCGGGTTTACAACCTTGGCAACCACCGCAGCGAAAAACTGACGGATTTCATTGCTGAACTGGAAAAGGCCATCGGCATCAAGGCGCAGTTGCGCATGCAACCCATGCAACCCGGCGATGTGCAGGATACCTATGCCGATATCGAGGCCAGCCGGCGGGATTTCGGTTTTTCGCCAAAAACGTCGATTTCTCAGGGGATTCCGGCATTCGTGGACTGGTACAAAATGTATCACTTAAACCGCTGA
- a CDS encoding TolC family outer membrane protein has protein sequence MIRRSASLFHRRFMLGLLAVGCATLPLVAHAEEPVNNFADALAHTYTFNPELSSGREGLKATDENVNQAFSQFRPSVSADYSRGNQRIKRGSGAFSYGTTDVRSLQASQPLFNGFGSYYSYQQAKENSAAGREQLRGTEQSVLLDAATAYADVIRTRRVMDLSKKNLDVLRKHLDATNERFEVGEVTRTDTAQAQARLATAQANQTQAQADQAAAEANFERIVRKPASPVLSDELPDIKLPGTIEEAVDVALKQNPVLKQRAFQAEAADKNVGVQRSQLLPSVSLDATAQRQEGNVFLGAGTDVRNDTIALNFNIPLYESGSAYSKTRQAKRQREQAKLTAMDTNNRVREAVVSAWERLNSTRASIEANKEAVDAAKVALDGVQQEQLYGARTTLDVLDAERELFQAEVDQVSAERDEAVAEYTLAALLGQFTAEALNLAVQRYDPEEYYDNNSHKMLGF, from the coding sequence TTGATACGCCGTTCAGCTTCTCTCTTTCATCGCCGATTCATGCTGGGGCTGCTGGCCGTGGGGTGCGCAACGCTTCCCCTGGTGGCCCATGCCGAGGAACCGGTAAATAACTTTGCCGATGCGCTGGCGCATACCTACACGTTCAACCCCGAGCTTTCCTCCGGGCGTGAAGGGCTGAAGGCCACGGATGAGAATGTGAACCAGGCGTTCTCGCAGTTCCGTCCGTCCGTTTCGGCGGATTATTCGCGCGGGAATCAACGTATCAAACGCGGTTCCGGCGCGTTCTCGTACGGCACCACGGATGTGCGTTCGCTGCAGGCCAGCCAGCCCTTGTTCAACGGGTTTGGCAGCTATTACAGTTATCAGCAGGCAAAAGAGAATTCCGCCGCCGGGCGTGAGCAACTCAGGGGCACCGAGCAAAGCGTGCTGCTGGATGCCGCAACGGCTTATGCGGATGTGATCCGCACCCGCCGCGTGATGGATCTCAGCAAAAAAAACCTGGATGTGCTGCGCAAGCACCTGGATGCGACCAATGAGCGTTTCGAGGTGGGCGAAGTGACGCGCACCGACACCGCCCAGGCCCAGGCCCGCCTGGCAACCGCGCAGGCCAACCAGACGCAGGCGCAGGCCGACCAGGCCGCCGCCGAGGCGAATTTCGAGCGTATCGTCCGCAAGCCGGCGTCGCCCGTTCTTTCCGACGAATTGCCGGATATCAAACTGCCCGGCACGATTGAAGAGGCTGTGGATGTCGCCCTCAAGCAGAACCCCGTGCTGAAGCAGCGCGCGTTTCAGGCAGAGGCGGCGGATAAGAATGTAGGCGTTCAGCGGTCGCAGCTGTTGCCATCCGTTTCGCTGGATGCAACGGCGCAGCGTCAGGAAGGGAATGTGTTCCTGGGCGCGGGCACGGATGTGCGCAACGATACGATTGCGCTCAATTTCAATATTCCGCTGTATGAATCCGGCTCGGCCTATTCAAAGACACGGCAGGCCAAGCGTCAGCGCGAGCAGGCCAAGCTGACGGCAATGGATACGAATAACCGTGTGCGCGAAGCTGTGGTGAGTGCGTGGGAGCGCCTGAATTCCACCCGTGCCTCCATTGAGGCGAACAAAGAGGCGGTGGATGCTGCGAAAGTGGCGCTGGACGGCGTTCAGCAGGAGCAGCTATACGGTGCGCGCACCACGCTGGATGTGCTGGATGCCGAGCGCGAGCTTTTTCAGGCAGAGGTGGACCAGGTATCTGCCGAGCGTGACGAGGCCGTGGCGGAATATACACTGGCCGCGCTGCTTGGCCAATTTACCGCTGAAGCCTTGAATCTGGCCGTGCAGCGCTATGACCCCGAAGAGTATTACGACAACAACAGCCACAAAATGTTGGGGTTCTAA
- the tgt gene encoding tRNA guanosine(34) transglycosylase Tgt, which translates to MNMNFNITHTDGNARAGTLHTAHGEVQTPVFMPVGTAATVKAMTPEQVKATGASIILGNTYHLMLRPGAERVSRLGGLHTFMQWPGPILTDSGGFQVMSLSSLRKITEEGVTFKSHIDGSSHHLTPERSIEIQHHLDSTITMCFDECTPFPATHKQAADSMRLSMRWAKRSLDAFQQRDGYGIFGIVQGSTYEDLRKESADVLSNMDFNGLAIGGLAVGEGQQAMFDTLDVTVPHLPTHKPRYLMGVGKPLDIVGAVLRGVDMFDCVIPTRSGRLARAYTSIGEVNIRNARFAEDPLPLDEACNCPTCSRFSRAYLHHLFKADEMLGPILMTWHNLSYYQELTRQLRTAIQEKRLTQLAADLFDRLGKTKQS; encoded by the coding sequence ATGAACATGAACTTCAACATCACCCACACCGACGGCAACGCCCGCGCAGGCACCCTGCACACCGCCCATGGTGAAGTGCAAACCCCTGTTTTCATGCCCGTCGGCACCGCCGCAACCGTCAAGGCCATGACGCCCGAGCAGGTCAAAGCCACCGGCGCTTCCATCATCCTCGGCAACACCTACCACCTCATGCTCCGCCCCGGCGCGGAGCGCGTCAGCCGCCTCGGCGGCCTGCACACATTCATGCAATGGCCCGGTCCCATCCTCACCGATTCCGGCGGGTTTCAGGTCATGTCCCTTTCCTCCTTACGCAAAATCACCGAGGAAGGCGTCACCTTCAAATCCCACATCGACGGCAGCTCCCACCACCTCACGCCCGAGCGCTCCATCGAAATCCAGCATCATCTGGATTCCACCATTACCATGTGCTTCGACGAATGCACTCCCTTCCCCGCCACGCACAAACAGGCCGCCGACTCCATGCGCCTTTCCATGCGCTGGGCCAAACGCTCCCTCGATGCCTTCCAGCAACGCGACGGATACGGCATTTTCGGCATTGTCCAGGGCAGCACTTATGAGGACCTTCGCAAGGAAAGCGCCGACGTTCTAAGCAACATGGATTTTAACGGCCTCGCCATCGGCGGCCTCGCCGTGGGCGAAGGCCAGCAGGCTATGTTCGACACGCTCGATGTCACCGTCCCGCACCTTCCCACGCACAAACCGCGCTACCTCATGGGCGTCGGCAAACCGCTCGATATCGTCGGCGCTGTGCTTCGCGGGGTGGATATGTTCGATTGCGTCATCCCCACCCGCTCCGGCCGCCTGGCCCGCGCCTACACCTCCATCGGCGAGGTCAACATCCGCAACGCCCGCTTCGCCGAAGACCCGCTCCCGCTTGACGAAGCCTGCAACTGCCCCACCTGCTCCCGCTTTTCCCGCGCTTACCTTCATCACCTGTTCAAAGCCGACGAAATGCTCGGCCCTATCCTGATGACCTGGCACAACCTCTCTTATTATCAGGAACTCACCCGTCAGCTGCGCACCGCCATTCAGGAAAAACGCCTGACGCAACTGGCCGCCGACCTGTTCGATCGGCTCGGCAAAACCAAACAATCCTAA
- the rfbC gene encoding dTDP-4-dehydrorhamnose 3,5-epimerase has protein sequence MKVIDTAIDGVKVIELQRHRDERGWFMERFNARAFKEAGLPHAFVQDNHSFSKPNVLRGLHYQHNPTQGKLVGVLRGAIWDVAVDVRVASPTYSQHVAVELSAENGRLLWVPGGMAHGFCVLGEEEAEVFYKVDSHYNAKGEGGIRWDDPDLGIVWPLSSPIVSEKDAGLPSWNHYARHPVREWK, from the coding sequence ATGAAGGTTATCGACACGGCCATTGACGGGGTGAAGGTCATCGAGCTGCAGCGGCACCGGGACGAGCGCGGCTGGTTCATGGAGCGCTTCAATGCGCGCGCCTTCAAGGAAGCCGGGCTGCCGCACGCCTTCGTGCAGGATAACCATTCCTTTTCCAAACCCAATGTGCTGCGCGGGCTGCATTACCAGCATAACCCGACGCAGGGGAAGCTGGTGGGCGTGCTGCGCGGGGCCATCTGGGACGTGGCGGTGGATGTGCGGGTGGCTTCGCCGACTTACAGCCAGCATGTGGCGGTGGAACTGAGCGCGGAAAACGGCAGGCTTCTGTGGGTACCCGGCGGCATGGCGCATGGGTTTTGCGTGCTGGGCGAGGAAGAGGCCGAGGTGTTTTACAAGGTGGATTCCCATTACAACGCCAAGGGGGAGGGCGGCATCCGTTGGGATGACCCTGACCTCGGCATTGTGTGGCCGCTTTCCAGCCCGATCGTTTCCGAAAAGGATGCCGGGTTGCCATCCTGGAACCATTACGCCCGGCACCCGGTGCGGGAGTGGAAGTAG
- a CDS encoding DUF2497 domain-containing protein: MADDKLQQDPTMEEILQSIKRIIAEDGPAGGSPEGAADTAAPVDAVPESIDASAEEEDVLELTDMVMEPDISTPDDSHDILADIDAITKAIESDEPLSVSGGEEDIAEPIDEVIAEEATPMVADEMPVELEMVDEEAPSSVEAEEEIHEEDIHEESGADDFKDMDISMLENAGLDETDEEDQPAKDLSMDEQEERGLLSPQAAANVSSAFKEFIDTLPHQNEEAQPVHSGLVTRSGTTVEDLLIEALQPLIKDWFEANLPATVERIVRDELRKLIPR, translated from the coding sequence ATGGCTGACGACAAGCTGCAACAAGACCCAACCATGGAAGAAATTCTTCAGTCCATCAAACGCATTATTGCGGAAGATGGGCCTGCAGGGGGTTCTCCTGAAGGGGCTGCCGACACAGCGGCGCCCGTTGACGCAGTGCCGGAATCAATCGATGCCTCGGCCGAAGAAGAGGATGTGCTCGAACTCACCGACATGGTGATGGAGCCGGATATTTCCACCCCCGATGATTCGCATGATATTCTGGCCGATATCGATGCCATTACCAAAGCCATTGAATCCGACGAGCCGTTGTCCGTTTCCGGTGGTGAAGAGGATATCGCGGAGCCGATTGATGAGGTGATTGCCGAAGAGGCCACGCCCATGGTGGCGGATGAAATGCCCGTTGAGCTTGAAATGGTGGATGAGGAAGCGCCTTCAAGCGTTGAAGCGGAAGAGGAAATTCACGAAGAGGACATCCACGAAGAATCCGGGGCTGATGATTTCAAGGACATGGATATTTCCATGCTCGAAAATGCCGGACTGGACGAGACGGATGAAGAAGACCAACCTGCCAAGGATCTGTCCATGGATGAACAGGAAGAACGGGGCTTGCTGTCGCCCCAGGCTGCCGCCAATGTGAGCAGTGCTTTCAAGGAGTTCATCGATACGCTTCCGCACCAGAATGAAGAGGCGCAGCCGGTTCATAGCGGTCTGGTGACCCGCAGCGGCACCACGGTGGAGGATTTGCTGATCGAGGCATTGCAACCGTTGATCAAGGACTGGTTTGAGGCCAATCTGCCAGCCACGGTAGAGCGCATCGTCCGCGATGAGCTGCGCAAACTGATACCCCGTTAA
- the gyrA gene encoding DNA gyrase subunit A — translation MTDTPASSSQPVAIEHEMKRSYLDYAMSVIVSRAIPDVRDGLKPVHRRILFAMLESGCTNDKPYKKSARIVGEVMGKYHPHGDSAIYDALVRMAQDFAMSVMLVDGQGNFGSMDGDKPAAMRYTESRLAKVAMEILADIDENTVDFQENYDGSEQEPKVLPSRFPNILVNGGGGIAVGMATNIPTFNLGEVIDATHMLLDNPLATNEEILTVMPGPDFPTGGLILGRGGIRNMMETGRGSIVMRARTDIEEANNGRQTIIVQDIPYQVNKARMIERIAELVREKRIEGISDLRDESDSDGVRVVIEVKKDHQADVVLNQLYRYSPLQTSFGANMLVLDQGQPKLLTPREILIAFIDFREEVIYRRTINRLSKSRERAHVLIGLSIAVANIDEIIRIIRNSPDPATARESLMAKDWAAETVAPLIALVEDRGNILVSGRTKLTEAQAKAILDLRLHRLTGLEQAKINDELGELGTAIRDYLDILGSRERIRAIIREELTAVKTAYAEPRRSRIEDGDFDQDIEDLIQREDMVVTVTMGGYIKRVPLADYRAQKRGGKGRSGMNIHEDDITTELFVANTHTPVLFFSSKGRVFKLKVYKLPQGTPQSRGKALINILPLEQGETIQTFMPLPENENLWDQLHIMFATSKGNVRRNTLEDFHDVRSNGKIAIRMDEGDTLIGVRTCTEDDNVLLAAHSGKCVRFPVANVRVFKSRTSDGVRGMLLAEGDRVISMAIVKDSSVSIEERDEYLRYASAKRRGEDYASKLPQETVTQLETEEQFILTITENGYGKRTSAYEYRITNRGGQGIVNIETSERNGAVVASFPVDATDHIMLMTDKGQMIRTTVKDIRIAGRNTQGVTLFRVSDDEHVVSAVRIADNSQDEDEEGAEAVEETTTQAE, via the coding sequence ATGACCGATACCCCAGCCTCCAGCTCTCAGCCGGTAGCGATTGAACATGAAATGAAGCGCTCGTACCTCGATTACGCCATGAGCGTGATCGTGAGCCGGGCCATCCCCGATGTCCGCGACGGCCTCAAACCCGTACACCGCCGCATCCTCTTCGCCATGCTGGAATCCGGCTGCACCAACGACAAGCCCTACAAAAAATCCGCCCGTATCGTCGGTGAAGTGATGGGTAAATACCACCCGCACGGCGACTCCGCCATTTACGACGCCCTCGTGCGCATGGCGCAGGATTTCGCCATGTCCGTCATGCTGGTGGACGGTCAGGGTAACTTCGGCTCCATGGACGGCGACAAACCGGCCGCCATGCGTTACACCGAATCCCGCCTCGCCAAGGTGGCGATGGAAATCCTCGCCGACATCGACGAAAACACCGTCGACTTCCAGGAAAACTACGACGGCTCCGAACAGGAACCCAAAGTCCTTCCCTCCCGCTTCCCCAACATCCTCGTCAATGGCGGCGGCGGCATTGCGGTCGGCATGGCCACCAACATCCCCACCTTCAACCTGGGCGAAGTCATCGACGCCACGCACATGCTGCTGGACAACCCGCTGGCCACCAATGAGGAGATCCTCACCGTCATGCCCGGGCCGGATTTCCCGACCGGCGGCCTCATCCTCGGCCGCGGCGGCATCCGCAACATGATGGAGACGGGCCGCGGCAGCATCGTCATGCGCGCCCGTACCGACATCGAAGAGGCCAATAACGGCCGTCAGACCATCATCGTGCAGGACATTCCCTACCAGGTGAACAAGGCCCGCATGATCGAGCGCATCGCCGAGCTCGTGCGCGAAAAACGCATCGAGGGCATCTCCGACCTGCGCGACGAATCCGACAGCGACGGCGTGCGCGTCGTCATCGAGGTCAAGAAAGATCACCAGGCCGACGTCGTCCTCAACCAGCTCTACCGCTACAGCCCGCTGCAGACCAGCTTCGGCGCCAACATGCTGGTGCTGGACCAGGGCCAGCCCAAGCTCCTCACCCCGCGTGAGATCCTGATCGCCTTCATCGACTTCCGCGAGGAGGTCATCTACCGCCGCACCATCAACCGCCTGAGTAAATCCCGCGAGCGTGCGCACGTATTGATCGGCCTTTCCATCGCGGTGGCCAATATCGACGAGATCATCCGCATCATCCGCAATTCGCCGGACCCCGCCACCGCGCGTGAATCCCTGATGGCCAAGGACTGGGCCGCCGAAACCGTCGCCCCGCTCATCGCCTTGGTGGAAGACCGCGGCAACATCCTCGTTTCCGGCCGCACCAAACTGACCGAAGCCCAGGCCAAAGCCATCCTTGACCTGCGCCTGCATCGCCTGACGGGCCTTGAGCAAGCCAAGATCAACGACGAACTCGGCGAACTCGGCACCGCCATCCGTGATTATCTCGACATCCTCGGCTCGCGTGAGCGCATCCGCGCCATCATCCGCGAGGAACTCACCGCCGTCAAAACCGCCTATGCCGAGCCGCGCCGCAGCCGCATCGAAGATGGCGATTTCGACCAGGATATCGAAGACCTCATCCAGCGCGAGGACATGGTCGTCACCGTCACCATGGGCGGCTACATCAAGCGCGTGCCGCTGGCCGACTACCGCGCCCAGAAGCGCGGCGGCAAAGGCCGCAGCGGCATGAACATCCATGAGGATGACATCACCACCGAGCTGTTCGTGGCCAACACCCACACGCCGGTATTGTTCTTCAGCAGCAAGGGCCGCGTCTTCAAGCTGAAGGTCTACAAACTGCCGCAGGGCACGCCGCAATCGCGCGGCAAGGCGCTCATCAACATCCTGCCGCTGGAACAGGGCGAAACCATCCAGACCTTCATGCCCCTGCCGGAGAATGAAAACCTCTGGGATCAGCTGCACATCATGTTCGCCACCAGCAAGGGCAACGTGCGCCGCAACACGCTGGAGGATTTCCACGATGTACGCTCCAACGGCAAAATCGCCATCCGCATGGACGAAGGCGACACGCTCATCGGCGTGCGCACCTGCACCGAGGACGACAACGTGCTGCTCGCCGCCCATAGCGGCAAATGCGTGCGCTTCCCCGTGGCCAACGTGCGCGTGTTCAAAAGCCGCACGTCCGACGGCGTGCGCGGCATGCTGCTCGCCGAAGGCGATCGCGTTATCTCCATGGCCATCGTGAAAGATTCCAGCGTCAGCATTGAAGAGCGCGACGAATATTTGCGCTATGCCAGCGCCAAGCGCCGTGGAGAGGACTACGCCTCCAAACTTCCGCAGGAAACAGTGACGCAGCTGGAAACCGAGGAACAATTCATCCTCACCATCACCGAAAACGGCTACGGCAAACGCACCTCGGCCTACGAATACCGCATCACCAACCGCGGCGGCCAGGGCATCGTCAACATCGAAACCTCCGAGCGCAACGGCGCGGTGGTGGCCAGCTTCCCCGTGGATGCGACCGACCACATCATGCTGATGACCGACAAGGGCCAGATGATCCGCACCACGGTGAAGGACATCCGCATCGCCGGCCGCAACACGCAGGGCGTCACGCTCTTCCGCGTGTCGGACGATGAGCACGTCGTCTCCGCCGTCCGCATTGCCGACAACAGCCAGGATGAGGATGAAGAAGGCGCAGAAGCGGTAGAAGAAACCACCACCCAGGCGGAATAA
- a CDS encoding methyltransferase domain-containing protein, translated as MSALRSQTMQQARINMVSQQLATSGITDKRILDVMGELPREPFIPAEYQSLAYADHDLPLGHGLDARYLLEPLAQARLLQLAEIDAEDTVLDVGCATGYSAALASHLARHVVALECNEQLAAHAVSQLRRLGRQNVEVTVGSLAHGVDAKTLFDAIIINGGAHQVPQALEEQLKEGGRIAAIIYKKDSGRFARMVQGVKADGVVTYRDAYDAAVRVLPGLEKHQEFVF; from the coding sequence GTGTCCGCCTTACGTTCACAGACCATGCAGCAGGCGCGTATCAATATGGTATCGCAGCAGCTGGCCACTTCCGGAATCACGGATAAGCGTATTCTGGACGTGATGGGTGAGCTGCCGCGCGAGCCATTCATCCCCGCCGAATATCAAAGCCTGGCCTATGCGGACCATGACCTGCCGCTGGGGCATGGGCTGGATGCGCGCTACCTGCTGGAGCCCCTGGCTCAGGCCCGTCTGCTTCAGCTGGCCGAAATCGACGCAGAGGACACGGTGCTGGATGTGGGCTGCGCCACGGGATATTCCGCCGCGCTGGCTTCGCATCTGGCTAGACACGTGGTGGCGCTGGAATGCAATGAACAGCTGGCCGCCCATGCCGTCAGCCAACTGCGCAGGCTGGGACGTCAGAATGTTGAGGTGACGGTGGGCAGCCTGGCGCATGGCGTGGATGCCAAAACGCTGTTTGATGCCATCATCATCAATGGCGGCGCGCATCAGGTGCCCCAGGCGCTTGAGGAGCAATTGAAGGAAGGCGGCCGCATTGCCGCCATTATCTATAAAAAGGATTCCGGCCGTTTCGCCCGCATGGTTCAAGGGGTGAAGGCGGATGGCGTGGTGACGTATCGCGATGCTTACGATGCCGCGGTTCGCGTGCTGCCAGGGCTGGAGAAACATCAGGAGTTCGTGTTTTGA